In Streptacidiphilus sp. P02-A3a, the DNA window GGCGGCGGCCCGCTCACCGGCGTCGACCAGCTCCCGATAGCTCAGCGAGCGGTCGCCGCAGCGCACCGCCACCCGGTCCGGGGTGCGGTTCGCCTGTTCGGCGACCAGTTCGTGGAGCGCGCGCCGCGGCCACGGAGGGTTCGAGATCGCTTCGGGCATCCCGGATTCTCAGCTTTCTGGTAGACGGAGTTTTCTGGTAGACGGAGTCTTCTGGTGGACGGAGCTTTCTGGTGGACGGAGTCTTCTGGTGGACGGGGCGTACGGCAGTCAGCCGGCCACACCGGACACGGCCAGCCGCTCGTCCGGGCGGGGCTCCTCCAACGCGTCCGGGCCGTAGCCCTCCCGGACCCAGCCGGGCTGGTAGACCGAATCGAGGTAGCGCTCGCCGAGGTCCGCGGAGATGGCGACCGCGGTCGTCTCGACGCCCGGCCGGTGCTCGGCGAGCCAGCGCAGCGCGCCGCTGACCACGGTCCCGGTGGAGCCGCCGAACAGGTATCCGTGGCGGGCCAGTTGATGGCAGGCGCGCAGTGTGTCCAGCTCCGGGACGAGCACGACGTCGTCGACGTAGGACTCGTCCAGCAGCGGCGGCCGGACTCCCGCGCCCAGTCCGGGGATCATCCGCGGTGCCGGTGGTCCGCCGAAGGACACGGAGCCGACCGAGTCCACCGCGACGACGGTGACCCCGGGCCGGGTCTCACGCAGGTAGCGGGCGCAGCCCATCAGCGTGCCGGTGGTCCCGGCCCCGACGAAGAGCACGTCCAGGTCCGGGAACCGCTGGGCGACGGCCGGCGCGGTCCGCCGGTAGTGCGCCATCCAGTTGCTGGGGTTGGTGTACTGGTTCAGCCAGACGTAGCGGCTGTCGGCGGCGCACAGCTCCCGCACGTAGCCGAGGCGGGCGGCGAGGAAGCCGCCTTCGGCGCTGGGCTCCACGACGGTGTGCACCTGGCTTCCGAGTGCTTCCATCAACCGTCGGGTCGTCAGGTTGCAGCGGGTGTCGGTCACGCACAGGAACCGGTAGCCCCGGCTGGCCGCGATCATGCTGAGGGCCACCCCGAGATTGCCCGAGGAGGACTCCACGATGACGGAGTCGGGGGACAGCAGGCCGTCCCGCTCGGCCGCGTCCACCAGCGCGGTCGCGGCCTTGAGTTTGATCGATCCGGCGAAGTTGAAGCCTTCGCACTTCAGATAGAGCGGGGCCGCGAGCACAGGGCGCAGATCCACGTAGAGATCATCGACATTGAAGTCCTCGGGACGGGAGACGATCGGCACAGAAAACCTCCATTCGAACGGCAGAGCGGGTTCGAACGGCGGCTATCCGTAGCGCCGCAGCTCCGAGTGGAAATCGTCGATGACGGTCAGTTCTCCCGAGCGCCCGACCTCGTCGAGGACGTGCTTTCCGACCGCGAGGTCCAGCACCCCGAGACCGAACGGGGAGAAGACCACCGGCCGGTCCGCGGGGATCGCCACGGAGCCGTTCATCACGTCGAAGAGCGTCCCGTTCACGAAGTCGCGGTTGCCCACCAGCTGTTCGACCAGGTGCGGCGAGGTGTTCGCCTTCAGGCAGTGCTCGACGTCGTCCAGGATGTTGGTGGAGCCCAGCAGGATCTCGGGGGCCAGGTCGCGCAGCGACACGTGCAGGACCAGGGGGTTGTGGGCGAACCAGTCCTGCTCCGTGACGTGCGGCGCCGCGGCGACGGTCGCGAACACCACCAGGTCCGAGGAGCGGATCAACTCCTCCGCGTCGCGGTGGACGGTGACCCGGGCGCTGCCGTCGGCCTCCTGGAGGTAGCCGCGGAACCCCTCGGCGTGCTCC includes these proteins:
- the sbnA gene encoding 2,3-diaminopropionate biosynthesis protein SbnA, translated to MPIVSRPEDFNVDDLYVDLRPVLAAPLYLKCEGFNFAGSIKLKAATALVDAAERDGLLSPDSVIVESSSGNLGVALSMIAASRGYRFLCVTDTRCNLTTRRLMEALGSQVHTVVEPSAEGGFLAARLGYVRELCAADSRYVWLNQYTNPSNWMAHYRRTAPAVAQRFPDLDVLFVGAGTTGTLMGCARYLRETRPGVTVVAVDSVGSVSFGGPPAPRMIPGLGAGVRPPLLDESYVDDVVLVPELDTLRACHQLARHGYLFGGSTGTVVSGALRWLAEHRPGVETTAVAISADLGERYLDSVYQPGWVREGYGPDALEEPRPDERLAVSGVAG